Proteins from a genomic interval of Polaribacter sejongensis:
- a CDS encoding TIGR00730 family Rossman fold protein → MKKIVVFCGSSLGFNPIYKEAAVALGNHFVTHKIGLVYGGGKIGMMGAIADTILSKNGEVIGVIPQLLEKEEVIHSGVEEMIVCKTMSERKVIMSQLVDGYITLPGGFGTLDELFEALTLGQLFIEQKPVGLLNINGFFDAVILQLDKMIEEGFLKQTNRDMLIVGTSVEDLMQKMEAYEAPKMSHVINKVVS, encoded by the coding sequence TTGAAAAAAATTGTTGTCTTTTGTGGCTCAAGCCTAGGTTTTAACCCTATTTATAAAGAAGCTGCTGTAGCATTAGGAAATCATTTTGTAACCCACAAAATTGGTTTGGTATATGGAGGTGGAAAAATTGGTATGATGGGCGCAATTGCTGATACTATTCTTTCTAAAAATGGTGAAGTTATTGGCGTAATTCCTCAATTATTAGAAAAAGAAGAAGTTATACATTCTGGAGTAGAAGAAATGATTGTTTGCAAAACAATGAGCGAACGTAAAGTAATAATGAGCCAATTAGTAGATGGTTATATTACGCTTCCTGGAGGTTTTGGCACCTTAGATGAATTGTTTGAAGCACTTACTTTAGGTCAGCTTTTTATTGAGCAAAAACCTGTAGGACTTTTAAATATTAATGGTTTTTTTGATGCTGTTATACTGCAACTAGATAAAATGATTGAAGAAGGTTTCTTAAAACAAACCAATAGAGATATGTTAATAGTTGGTACTTCTGTAGAAGATTTAATGCAAAAAATGGAAGCTTACGAAGCTCCAAAAATGAGCCATGTAATTAATAAAGTAGTGAGCTAA
- the folP gene encoding dihydropteroate synthase has protein sequence MTINCKGTLVDLTSPKVMGILNITPDSFFDGGKYKNESDILSQTEKMLLDGATFIDVGAYSSRPGAKHISEEEELQRIVPVINLLTQNFPEIIISVDTFRSKVAQETINAGAAIVNDISGGQMDNNMFTTVANLQVPYILMHMLGTPQNMQKNPIYTNVTQEIISFFAAQIHKLHQLKLNDVIIDVGFGFGKTNTHNFEILKNLSLFKSLETPILAGISRKSMLYKTLDISAQEALNATTSANTIALLNGAKILRVHDVKEAVEAVKIVNQISF, from the coding sequence ATGACTATAAATTGCAAAGGTACTTTAGTAGATTTAACTTCTCCAAAAGTGATGGGGATTTTAAACATTACCCCAGACTCTTTCTTTGACGGCGGTAAATATAAAAACGAATCTGACATTCTTTCTCAAACAGAAAAAATGCTTTTAGACGGCGCAACGTTTATAGATGTTGGTGCGTATTCTTCCAGACCAGGAGCAAAACACATATCTGAAGAAGAAGAACTACAACGAATTGTTCCGGTTATTAATTTATTGACTCAAAATTTTCCGGAAATTATTATTTCTGTAGATACTTTTAGAAGTAAAGTTGCCCAAGAAACTATCAATGCTGGTGCAGCAATTGTAAACGATATTTCTGGTGGACAAATGGACAATAATATGTTTACAACCGTTGCCAATCTGCAAGTTCCTTATATTTTAATGCATATGTTAGGCACTCCACAAAATATGCAGAAAAATCCAATTTATACAAATGTAACTCAGGAAATTATTTCTTTTTTCGCTGCACAAATACACAAATTACATCAACTAAAACTAAACGATGTTATTATAGATGTTGGTTTTGGTTTTGGTAAAACAAACACTCATAATTTCGAAATTCTTAAAAATTTATCGCTTTTTAAAAGTTTAGAGACACCCATTTTAGCCGGAATTTCGCGTAAATCTATGTTGTATAAAACGTTGGATATTTCTGCGCAAGAAGCCTTAAACGCTACCACTTCTGCAAACACTATTGCCCTTTTAAATGGTGCAAAAATTTTACGTGTACACGATGTTAAAGAAGCTGTCGAAGCTGTTAAAATAGTAAATCAGATTTCTTTTTAG
- a CDS encoding DUF1599 domain-containing protein — MQDTSKQYDAVIEECRSLFIKKMSDYGSAWRILRLPSLTDQIFIKAQRIRQLQENDVRKVDEGEKSEFIGIINYSIMALIQLENGVVANPDLNTEEATVLYDKHAKITKELMMNKNHDYGEAWRDMRVSSLTDLILQKLLRVKQIEDNKGKTLVSEGIDANYQDMINYAIFAMIHLAE; from the coding sequence ATGCAAGATACATCTAAACAATATGATGCTGTAATTGAAGAATGCAGAAGTTTATTTATAAAAAAAATGAGTGATTATGGTTCTGCATGGCGAATTTTACGTTTACCATCTTTAACCGATCAAATATTTATTAAGGCGCAAAGAATTCGTCAATTACAAGAAAACGACGTAAGAAAAGTTGATGAAGGAGAGAAATCTGAGTTTATTGGAATTATTAATTATTCTATAATGGCGTTAATTCAGTTAGAAAATGGAGTAGTGGCTAACCCAGACTTAAATACGGAAGAAGCTACTGTTTTATATGACAAACATGCTAAAATTACCAAAGAATTAATGATGAATAAAAATCATGATTATGGTGAAGCTTGGCGAGATATGCGTGTTTCTAGCTTGACAGATTTAATTTTACAGAAATTATTACGCGTGAAACAAATTGAAGATAATAAAGGGAAAACATTGGTTTCTGAGGGGATCGATGCTAACTACCAAGACATGATTAATTATGCAATTTTTGCAATGATTCATTTAGCGGAGTAA
- a CDS encoding DoxX family protein, whose protein sequence is MIQKILVQLARIIVGALFIFSGFVKLVDPIGSQYKFEEYFSESVLNMEFLIPYALPFSIVLIVAEILLGVMVLIGYKSKLTVWSLFLLTLVFLFLTWYSAYYDKVTDCGCFGDAVKLSTWGTFYKNVILIALVLILVVGVKYVKPIFGGKIPKVITFLSLAAFLFIVQHVLTHLPIIDFRAYAIGKNIPEGMVYPKDGSIPPVHDFMLEDEQADLAPELLKKEKVMLVIVYNLDKADENGFPAIKDIATKAKSKGYTVYGVSASFSDDLILAKEKYDLPFDFLFCDETTLKTIIRGNPGVVILDKGTVVEKKNWVDVDDIEL, encoded by the coding sequence ATGATACAGAAAATATTAGTACAATTAGCAAGAATTATAGTAGGAGCCTTATTTATATTTTCGGGCTTTGTAAAATTGGTAGATCCAATAGGTTCTCAATACAAATTTGAAGAATACTTTTCTGAAAGTGTTTTAAATATGGAGTTTTTAATTCCGTATGCATTGCCTTTTTCAATTGTATTAATTGTAGCAGAAATATTGTTAGGAGTGATGGTTTTAATCGGTTACAAATCTAAATTAACTGTTTGGAGCTTGTTTTTATTAACACTTGTTTTCTTGTTTTTAACTTGGTATTCTGCTTATTATGATAAAGTTACAGATTGTGGTTGTTTTGGAGATGCTGTAAAATTATCTACTTGGGGTACTTTCTATAAAAACGTTATTTTAATTGCGTTAGTGCTTATTTTAGTAGTAGGCGTAAAATATGTAAAACCAATTTTTGGAGGTAAAATTCCGAAAGTAATTACGTTTTTATCATTGGCAGCTTTCCTTTTTATTGTGCAACATGTATTAACGCATTTGCCAATTATAGATTTTAGAGCCTATGCAATTGGTAAGAATATTCCGGAAGGAATGGTATATCCTAAAGATGGCAGCATACCGCCAGTGCATGATTTTATGTTAGAAGATGAACAAGCAGATTTAGCACCAGAATTATTAAAGAAGGAAAAAGTAATGTTGGTAATTGTCTATAATTTAGATAAAGCTGATGAAAACGGTTTTCCAGCAATTAAAGATATTGCTACAAAAGCGAAATCAAAAGGATATACCGTTTATGGAGTTTCGGCTTCTTTTTCTGATGATTTAATTTTAGCAAAGGAAAAGTATGACTTGCCTTTCGACTTTTTATTCTGTGACGAAACAACCCTTAAAACCATTATTAGAGGAAACCCAGGAGTTGTTATTTTAGATAAAGGAACTGTTGTAGAAAAGAAAAATTGGGTAGATGTTGATGATATAGAATTATAG
- a CDS encoding crotonase/enoyl-CoA hydratase family protein has product MNEFVTYQSEENYALITINNGKANAISHEVIEGLNAGLDKAATENKVFVLTGQNGVFSGGFDLKVMTKSPEAAKELVTKGSKLSLRMLSFPQPIIIACSGHAIAKGAFLLLSADYRIGVEGDFKIGLNEVMIGMTMHNAGIAIAKSRLSEVYVNRSVNNSEIYNPKDAVKAGFLDLIVPVDHLLPATIKVAGMFSKLNKKAHAATKLKVRKQHLQDLENAIELDLNSDISINS; this is encoded by the coding sequence ATGAACGAATTTGTTACTTATCAATCAGAAGAAAATTACGCTTTAATTACTATTAACAACGGAAAAGCAAATGCGATTTCTCATGAAGTAATAGAAGGTTTGAATGCTGGCTTAGACAAAGCAGCAACCGAAAATAAAGTATTTGTTCTTACTGGTCAAAACGGTGTTTTCTCTGGAGGATTCGATTTAAAAGTGATGACAAAATCACCAGAAGCGGCGAAAGAACTGGTAACAAAAGGTTCTAAATTATCTTTGAGAATGTTGTCTTTTCCACAACCAATAATTATCGCTTGTTCTGGTCACGCTATTGCTAAAGGTGCATTTTTATTGCTTTCTGCAGATTATAGAATTGGAGTAGAAGGCGATTTTAAAATAGGATTAAATGAAGTAATGATTGGTATGACGATGCACAATGCTGGTATTGCAATTGCAAAATCTAGATTGTCTGAGGTGTATGTAAATAGAAGTGTAAATAATTCTGAAATTTACAACCCAAAAGATGCTGTAAAAGCTGGTTTTTTAGACTTAATTGTTCCTGTAGACCATTTGTTGCCAGCAACAATAAAAGTTGCAGGCATGTTTTCTAAATTGAATAAAAAAGCACATGCAGCAACAAAGTTAAAAGTTAGAAAACAACATTTGCAAGATTTAGAAAATGCAATTGAATTGGATTTAAATAGCGATATCTCTATCAATTCTTAA
- a CDS encoding voltage-gated chloride channel family protein — protein sequence MDKIKKFFLQFQQSFSFVFLLKWTFICLLIGALTGSTSAVFLWTLEWATNYREANQWIIWLLPMAGFVIGLSYHYYGESVVKGNNLLLEEFHNPKKVIPFKMAPLVFIGTILTHLFGGSAGREGTAVQVGGAIADQFTKIFKLNNLDRKIILIAGISAGFASVFGTPLAGAIFALEVMVIGRIKFDAIIPSFLAAVFATYFCDVWQISHHTHYTISTITALTPASILWALLAGIIFGLASMLFSKSTHFWGVLFKKQVKYAPLRPVIGGIVIAVIVYLMGTTKYIGLGVPTIVDAFNIDLNSYDFILKILFTSFTLGAGFKGGEVTPLFYIGATLGNALVWFIPLPMGLLAGMGFVAVFAGATNTPIACTIMGIELFGIESGVFIALACITSYLFSGHTGIYTAQIIGSPKHLFSKIEKGLTLTEIDKQHSKS from the coding sequence ATGGATAAAATTAAAAAGTTTTTTCTTCAATTTCAACAAAGTTTCTCTTTCGTTTTTCTATTAAAATGGACTTTTATTTGCTTACTTATTGGCGCATTAACAGGTAGTACTTCTGCTGTTTTTCTATGGACTTTAGAATGGGCTACAAATTATAGAGAAGCAAACCAATGGATTATTTGGCTGTTACCTATGGCGGGTTTTGTAATTGGTTTATCGTATCATTATTATGGAGAAAGTGTTGTAAAAGGGAACAATTTATTATTAGAAGAGTTCCACAACCCTAAAAAAGTAATTCCTTTTAAAATGGCTCCTTTGGTCTTTATTGGAACTATTCTTACTCATTTATTTGGTGGTTCTGCTGGTCGTGAAGGAACTGCTGTACAAGTTGGTGGCGCTATTGCAGATCAGTTTACAAAAATTTTTAAATTAAATAATCTAGATAGAAAAATTATATTGATTGCTGGTATTAGTGCAGGTTTTGCCTCTGTTTTTGGCACGCCTTTAGCAGGTGCAATTTTTGCTCTTGAAGTAATGGTAATCGGTCGCATAAAGTTTGATGCAATCATTCCGAGTTTTCTTGCTGCTGTTTTTGCTACCTATTTTTGCGATGTTTGGCAAATTTCTCATCACACACATTATACTATTTCTACGATTACTGCATTAACGCCAGCAAGTATTTTATGGGCTTTATTAGCAGGAATTATTTTTGGATTGGCAAGTATGTTGTTTTCTAAATCTACGCACTTTTGGGGTGTACTCTTTAAGAAACAAGTTAAATATGCACCACTTCGTCCGGTTATTGGTGGTATTGTAATAGCTGTAATTGTATACCTTATGGGAACTACAAAATACATAGGACTTGGTGTACCAACTATTGTAGATGCTTTTAATATCGATTTAAATTCCTATGATTTTATCTTAAAAATCTTATTTACTTCATTTACTTTAGGAGCAGGATTTAAAGGAGGAGAAGTAACACCTTTATTTTATATTGGAGCAACTTTAGGAAATGCTTTAGTTTGGTTTATTCCTTTACCAATGGGTTTATTAGCAGGAATGGGATTTGTTGCTGTTTTTGCAGGAGCTACAAATACACCAATTGCTTGTACTATTATGGGAATTGAATTATTTGGTATTGAATCCGGTGTTTTTATAGCCTTGGCTTGTATAACTTCTTATTTATTTTCTGGGCATACTGGTATTTATACTGCTCAAATTATTGGAAGTCCAAAACACTTATTTTCTAAAATTGAAAAAGGATTAACACTTACTGAAATTGACAAGCAACACAGTAAGAGTTAA